The stretch of DNA tctatccatgaacatggtatatgcttccatttatttgtccattcttCAATTTTTACTTCAGTGTCTTAAaactttctgagtacaggtcttttacctccttggttaaaattattcctaggtattttatttgatttagatgcaattgtaaatgggattctgttaatttctctttcttatactAATTGGTATATAAACATGCAACTGATTTTGAAtattactttactgaatttatcagtttcagtacatttttttggtggaatctttagtgtTGTCTGTAtaagtatcatgtcatttgcaaataatgacagttttacttcttccttttcaattggaatgccttttatttcttcttcttctctgattgctgtggctaagacttcagcactatgttgaataagagtagggAAAGTGGAAATTCCtgttttgtttctgatcttaagagtaatgcttttagttttttcccactGAGTATgttgttagctgtgggtttgtcatatatggactttacTAAGTTAAGAGATGTTCCCTCTATTACCAATTTGCTCAgacttttattataaatagatggtggattttttcaaatactttttctgtatctattgacatgatcacaTAATTTtcatccttccttttgtttatatggtgtgcCACATTAATTGACTCATGCATATTTATAAACCTTGCATCCCAGCAATAAATCTTACTTAATTATGTGTGTGTTCCTTTTACTGTATTGCTGAgtttggtttgttaatattttcttgaggtttttagcatctatgtttatcacggatattggcctatattgttctttgtagtgtcttttaaatttctttatttattgatttgagagagaaaggggagagagagggagggagggagagagagagagagagagagagagatcaactagttgttttacttatttatacattcattggttgattcttgtatgtgccctgttTGGGGATTGAATCTGAAACTTTGTTGTATTGGTACAATGCTTTAATCAAGTGAcctacccagccaaggctctttgtagtgtctttatctggttttgaaattaggataatactggccttgtaaaataaggttgggagttttccctcctcttgaactttttggaaCAGTTTTAGAAGCATAAGTGTTAGCTCccctttgaatatttggtaaaattcacctgtgaagctacCCAGTCCAGGATTGTGTTTGTTGGAAACTTTTATACCAATCAATTTCATTAGTCATAATttctctgttcagattttctatttcttcttgattctgtTTTAGAAAGTAGTATGTTTCTAgtaatttatgtatttctttgatATTGTCTGATTTGTTAGCATAGTTGTTCATTATATTTCCttataatccttttatttctgtggtgtcagttgtacttctctttcttttctgattttattgattcaggttccctctttttttcctagatgactctggttaaatgtttatcaatcatttttatctttttaaagaatcatttcttggtttcactgatattttatattgtttacttttatatttacttctaaatataaaagattattctgagcgcattttcttttgcttatatCCACTTTCAAGTAGCATGGGTGAGATATGTTGACTACATCTAACCCCCAGGAGCTTACATCTTCATTTGTTACGTTAGATTATGTTATTTTAACTATTTGCTCCTCTGCCACTAATGAGCTTGCATCCCCACCCATTTCCATGAGGCTGGCATTGTCTACCCTGTGGATGGAGAATACTTTTCTGTTGCAATGATGTCAAGTTTGgctatgtgacttgctttggttAACAGGACATAGAAAGAAATGACAAACGCCATCCATGCAGAAGCTGTAAGGGCTATCACATGgttctgacatttttctttttctttttcctctgctaATTGGCCATCAAATCCCAGGATGATTCCCAGGATGGAGAAGATATTTGGAGCAGAGCCTCAGCTGACCCATAACTGACAAGTAACATGtgcaagaaataattttattttgttggaatCCACTGCTATGTGGGGGTTGTGTTACTAAAGCATAACCTAGCTAAAGCTGGCCAATATACTTGCAATCTTTGGAATGCTTGCCAAAGCTtgtacttccttctttttaatttatttatttatgtgttggtACCTCTGTTATATGCAGCAGTAAAGTTTAGTAACTGGTGAGCCACTGAATTCTCTGAGTCTCGATGTCCTCCTTATAATAATATCATCCTCGTAAGATTTTTGTGCATGCTGAGTTAAACATAATGCAGGGCACAGAGTACGACACTCAGTAAATAGTAACtatatttttcatcattataGAGGAAACTGTGCTGATAAACTTGTTTTGATGCTACCTTGGGTGGTGTTCAAGCTAAGTCTAACCAATATTAAACACCAATCATTAACAGGTGCCATCCTGGGGAGGCTCCCaagacatttcttttaaaattgcatCTAAATCATTCTAGCAACAACACTGGGGAGAATCCTGCTGAGAAAGTTGGATGGGAGTTGAGGGGATACATTGAAAAGGGAGATAGCCATTTGTCCTCTGACTTTCTTTGTACTCTGAAGTTAAATGAAGACAGAATGATGCCAGCAGAGTTGGTCCTCAGGTCAGAATTGAGGACACCAGGATCTAGTCAGTGTCCTTGAATAGTCCTCTTTATTTACAAGTGGCATTTGGCAAATTTCTTTTCATAGAGAGCAAAATTTACATTAGTTGaacttattatttaatattcttgGAAAAGAGGATAAGGAGATTTTAcaaggttttttttctcctttgagattATAATGAACATGGTCACACCGCAAGTAAAGTCAGAAGTAGGACAGAACGCTCCAAAGGCTGGTTTGGTAATTCCAAGATCATTAAAAATGGCTTACCCTTAacaatatgtacaaaaatataaaatgtaaataaaaaatacaaacaaattttcctttttaaagatttttaagaaaaaaagcagggCCTTggaagttttgggttttttcctcccCTGTTGCAAATTCACGTTGTGGTTTTGGTTGGGTGGTGGAGAGCACATGTCATCTGCGGGTGGCGCTGCCTGCGGTGGGCAGGCGGGACTCTCTACTCAAAGGTGACCACGTTTAGATTCTGAGACGGGAAGTGGAGGGTGAATAGGTCACGGCGGCCTTTTTTAAgtttaacttttccttttttgctatCTAGTCATCCTCATCGGTCTTCTGCTTCTTGGTGTCAACATTGTCATCCTCATCATCTTCAGCTGCCCGTTTGCCCATAgctgcctcagcctcctcatcttcATCTCTATCCTCTTCCTCACcatcaccttcctcctcctcctcttcctcctcctcccctccttctccctcttcttcatcTACCTCATTGTCATCCTCCtgctccccattttcctcattagCGTTGCCATTAGCAGGTGCATCTCTTCCATTCTCTGCCTCCTTCAcaacttccttcttctcttttaagTCCTTGGTGGTGATCTCGGAGCTGGTATCCACGGCCGCGTCTGACATGGTGGGCACGCCGGTGATCCTATGCAgcggattgaaaaaaaaaaagcgagaGTTCTAGGACTCTGGCGAAAATGCTACCGGAGTCCGCTGCGACTGAGGAGGCGCGCGGCAAAGGTGGCTGCAGCAAGATGAGAGGCAGACACAGGAACAGTGCAAAGATGGCTTTTCAGAGCAGCCAGTGGGGGCATAAGGAGTTTTTATGACTGAAATACTTCTTATGACAATTATCTCTGAATAATGAAGAGTAGGTCTTTTGAATGATTAAAAGATCTGTGTGTGAAGTGGAAAATATCAGAATATGAACTAGAAGGGGAAAGAAGACATTAGGCCCAGAAATATTTTCTGGGAATTGTGGATAGTTCCAGTCTTCCTTTTTTCAATAAAGGTTCTTTCTCATGTATTGTATTCAGGTATTGTGTTAAGGACTAAAGGTTATGGAGACTCATTTATTCAGGAGTATTTACTGAGAacttacaatgtgccaggcactatgctagatAACTTGGGATTCAACTATGGGTGAAAACAGACATTGTGACCTTCATGTAACTTACAGTCTAAGAAGGAACATAGATATTTGAGtcataacataaataaatgttatgttattatatgaaattacaTGTAAATGTTATTGCATGAAATTACAGTGAGGGAACCTGCAAGGAAGGAAAGTTACAAGAACCATGAGGATGTTTACCAAGGGAATATCACCTTGTCTGGTGGTGTCGGGGAGGTGATGCGGTCAGATTTGAGTTTTGAAAAGATTATTCTGACTTCGTTGTTGAAATGAAGATTCAATAATGAGTACAGACTATTAGTTAGAAGGCTTCAGCGAGGATCCCAGCAAGAAAGTGGATGGCTTAGGCCAGGGAGGTGATTGataatgaagaaagaagtggACCAATTTCAGAAAACTAGGAGGTAAACTCAATTGAACTTGGAAAAGAATTTCATAAGAGTGTAGGAAGTGATGTCAAGAAGAACTAAAGCATTTTAAACTGCCCTCCCTGGGGCCTCTAGGACCTCATAAATGCAccatgaaaaggaa from Desmodus rotundus isolate HL8 chromosome 8, HLdesRot8A.1, whole genome shotgun sequence encodes:
- the LOC112301259 gene encoding prothymosin alpha-like translates to MSDAAVDTSSEITTKDLKEKKEVVKEAENGRDAPANGNANEENGEQEDDNEVDEEEGEGGEEEEEEEEEGDGEEEDRDEDEEAEAAMGKRAAEDDEDDNVDTKKQKTDEDD